Part of the Acidobacteriota bacterium genome is shown below.
TCGGACTTCTACGAACAGCCGGAAAAGATCTCCGACTCGTTGCAACGTCTGCGCTTCGGCGGCAACGACTTGATCCTGTTCCATCTGATGGACCCGCTCGAACTGGAATTTAATTTGGACGAGCCGGTGCTGCTGGAAGACCTCGAGACGGGCGACCGCATGGAAGTGAATCCAGAGTACGCCGGGCCGCAGTATCGCAAGCTGATTGAGGAACACATCGGGCGCATTGGCCAGGATGCACGGTCCGCGCGCATTGACTATGAGCTGGTGCCCACGTCGCGCCCGCTTGACTATGCGCTGTTCCACTACCTGTCCGCGCGACAGCGCCGAGGCTGAGCGTGACAGAGCCGCGACCGGAAGGGAGCGGTCCTTAATGGGTACCGATAATCGTCGAGCGTGACCGCTCCCTTCCGGTCGCGGCTCTGTTAACGAGGCTGCTAAAACAATGCAATTTCTTTCGCCATGGTTTTTGCTGGGAGCCTTTGCGGTGGCCGTGCCCATCTGGGTGCATCTCATCCGCAGTGAAGAGGCGCAGCGCATTGCCTTCAGCTCGCTGATGTTTCTGCGCAAGGTGCCCTTGAAATCCGCCTCGCGGCAGAAGCTGAAGCACTTGGCATTGCTGGCGGCGCGAACCGCTTTGCTGGTCCTGCTGGCGCTGGCTTTCGCGCGACCATTTTTTCCGGGAGGCGCGCCGTCGCTGCTGACCGGTTCCGGCAGCCGGCATCGCGTCATCTTACTCGATACTTCCTTAAGTATGCAGATCGGCGACCGCTGGCAGCGCGCCACGCAGGCCGCTGGCGAAGTGATTGACGATGTCAGTGAGAACGACGTCGGCCAGATCGTTACGTTTTCCTCCGACTTTGAAATTCAAAATCTTCCCTCCGCCGACCGCGCCGCGTTGCGCGCCACGCTCGCGGGATTGCAACCCACCGCTGGAACCACCTCTTACGAACATGCCTTCCGCGCCATTGAGCGCATTCAGGAAGACTCCGGCCGCGCGCTGGCCGTAACTTTTATTTCCGATCTGCAGAAGTCCGGCGCGGGTGGCAACGCGCAAGGGTTGTCCGTGCCTCCCGTCGCTGAGTTCAAGGTAGTCGATGTGGGCTCGGCGGCCACGCCGAACTTTGCGGTCTCGGACGTGCGCGTGCGCCCGCTGGTCTTTGGCGGTCGCTACCCGGAGCGCTTGGTGGCACAAGTGCGGGGCTTCGGCACCGAGGTCGCGACGCGGGACTTCACCCTTTCCGTCACGGGAAAAGTCATCCAGCGCAAAACGGTTACGGTGCCGGCCTCTGGAATGGCGCTGGTCAGCTTCGATCCATTCGATGTCCCGCAGGGAATCAATCGCGGCGAAGTGCGTGCCGTAACCGCCGACGAGCTGCCCGCCGACGATGTCTTCCAGTTTTCTCTGGAGCGCCGCGAGCCGTTTCGAGTCCTCTTCCTGCGCAACACGGGCGATGAAGGCGAGTTGTTCTATTTTCGCAACGCGTTGGCCGCCGAGGCCAATTCGCCGTGGCAGTTGGAAGTGCGCACTCCGGGCGACGACACCACGCATCCGCTGAATCAATACGCGCTGGTAATTCTTAGCAACGTGCCGCGCATTCCCAACGAATTGGCTGATGGCCTGCGCGCGCTGGTGCAACGCGGCGGCGGGATCATAATCACCGCGGGCAATCGCTTCCCCGCTCCGGAGCTGGAGCAGCAGCTCGCCGCCTTCTGGCCGGCGCACGCCACGCAGAAGCGCCTGCTCACACGCGACGCCGAGCGCCTGATCCTGCTCGGCGAGTACGAGCGCAGCCACGCCATCTTCCGCGATCTGGAAGACGCCGGTGGCGAATCATTGCGCGCCGTGCAAGCCTACGGGTATCTAAGCCTTCAGACCGATGGGAGTCCAGAGTCGAAAGTATTGATGCGCTTTGCCAATGCCGATCCGGCGCTGGTCGAGCGGCAATACATGGGCGGGCGTGTGCTGCTGCTGGCCACCGCGCTCGACAATATCTGGAATGACTTTCCGCTGCATCCCGTGTTCATTCCCTTCGTGCATCAGATGATGCGCTACGCCGGAGGCTATCCCTCCGACCCGCCGGCCTATCGAATTCCCAGCACGCTGTCGCTGCAAAACTTTGCTCGCGCCGGGCAAGCCGGGCAGGCCTGGGACGCAATTGGTCCGGACGGCAAGCGCGTAGTCGCCTTTGCTCAGGAGAACCGCGCCGACTTCCTGCTGCTGCGTCAACCGGGATTCTACGAGATCACGCAACGCGCCGAGAAGCATCTGATCGCGGCCAATATTGACCCGTCGGAGTCCGATCTGCAACCGCTGCCGGAAGAAGACCGCAAACTGCTCGCTCCTGCAACCGACACGCAAGGTCCCGCCGCTGTAACCGGCGCCCCGGAATCTGAGAAAAAGCAGTCGTTTTGGTGGATACTAATGGTAATGGCGCTGGCGGCAGCGCTGATCGAAATGGTTTTGGCGTTTCCGTTCCTGACCAAGCAGCGAGTGCTGGCGAATGTTGAATCCCAGCCCGCGATGGAAGGCGAGGAAATCTAATGCAGACTTTCCAGTCGTTTTCAAAACCGCCGGAGCGATCCAGGCAAACGGGTGGGCACCCCAACGAGCAGATCGCCGGTTACCTCGGCGATGTGCGGCGTCGCCTGCAATGGCAGACGGCGGCGCAGGGCCTGGGTGTCTGCGGCGTGGTGGCCCTCGTTGCCACCGTCGGTACCGTTCTGGCCGTGAATCACTGGCGTTTTTCGGAGTCGGCAGTCACGATGGGATCCATTTTCCTGTGGACCGCGCTGCTCGCCGCCGGCGCCTACTTTCTGGTGCGTCCGCTGCTGCAGCGCATCACCGACGCGCGTATTGCCCGCTTCGTCGAGGAGAAGCATCCCGAGTTCAAGGATCAGTTGGTAACCGCTGTCGAATTGCAGCAAAACGCCGCGACCAATGCCTCATCACAGATTTTCCAAAGCATCCTTGCGGAAGAAGCGATGCGCAAAACGCCGACTGCTCCGCCCAACTCGCTGGTCGATCCCAAACGCATCTGGAAGCCGCTGACTTGGGGCCTGGGCTCGGTAGCCATCATTTTATTTCTAGGATTATTTGGGCCGGGCGTGTTTCGCTATGGGACCAAGACGCTCTGGATCGGCTGGGCACAGGCCAAGAACAATCCGCTGTATCTGATTAACCTGACTCCCGGCGACGTTACCGTCGGTCGCGACGCGGATCAGGAAATTCTGGCCACCGCCGAGGGCTTCCTGCCCGCCGACATGAAGTTGCACGTGCTCTACGGCAAAAATGCCGCTTGGGAAGAAGCCTCCATGCTGCCCGGCGACAAGGGCGCGGGATTCCATTTTTTGTTGATGAACATTCAGGAGCCGATCCAGTATTACGTTGAGTCCAACGGCGTGCGCACCGCGCAGCACACCATCTCGGTGATCGCCGTGCCGCGCGTAGATCGCCTGGAAGTGAAGTTTCACTATCCGCCCTACGCCGGCATGGAGGACGTTACCGAGCAGGCTGGCGGCGACATCATCGCGCTGAAGGGCACGGAGATCACACTCACCGTCCACACCGACACGCCCGCGCCCGGCGGAAGGCTGGTGCTGGATGACAACTCCGCCATTGAATTGAAGAAGACGGGCGAGAAACAATTGCAGGCCGTCTTCAAGCTATCCAAGGACGCTCTCTATCACGTGCGTCTGCAAGACCCGCAGAGCCGCGAAGCGCGGGCCAGCGAAGAATATCTGATGCAGGCCGTCAACGACATGGCGCCCACGGTGCGCCTGGTCCGTCCTGGCAAGGATCTGAAGCCGACTCCGGTCGAGGAAGTCATTATTAACTTCGAGGCGCAGGACGACGTGAGGCTCTCTAACCTCGACCTGCAATACATCGTGAACGGCAAAGAAAAGAAGACCGTCGCGCTAGTGAAGAATGGAAAGACGCAGCAGGTAACTGAATCTCACCTGATCGCGCTGGAGAATTATACGCTGCAACCCGGCGACCTGATCTCCTACTATGCCGAAGCGAAAGACGCCGCCGGAAACGCCACCCCGACGGATATGTTCTTCCTGCAGGTGCGTCCCTTTGAGCGCAACTACACGCAAAGCCAGCAGGGCGGCGGTGGTGGCGGTGGAGGCGGCGGGCAGGAAGATAGTTTCCTTTCCGAGCGCCAGAAAGAAGTGATCTCCGCCACGTGGAATGTGCTGCGCGGCAAAGACAAGCAGCGCGCCGACCAACTAGCCGAGGCCGCTGAAGTCCTCTCGACCGTGCAGCAGACCGTGAAGGAGCAAGCCGAGACTTTGCAAACACGCATCGGGCGGCGCGAGCTTACCGGTGTCAACCAGGAATTCAACGCGCTGGCGGAAAACCTCAAGAAAGCGGTCGAGTCCATGGACCCGGCCATTGCGATGCTCAAGGGGAAGAAGTTTGAGGATGCGCTCACGCCGGAACAAACCGCGCTCCAGTATTTGCTGCGCGCCGAGGCCACTTATCGCGACATTCAAGTTGCCTTCGGACAGCAGGGCGGTGGCGGTGGCGGCGGCGCCAGCGCGGGCCGCGACCTGAGCGACCTGTTCCAGTTGGAACTCGACACCGACAAGAATCAGTACGAGACGCTACAGCAAATGGCCGCAGGAGGCGCGGGCGGAGCCATGCCCGGTCAGGAGATGGACGAGATCATGCGCAAGCTGCAGGAGCTTGCCCGCCGTCAACAGGAGATCGCGCGCCGCGAGCAGGAGAATCAGAAGGACTCGATGCGCTCGGCCAATCGCTGGGAGCAGGAGATGCTGCGCCGCGAGACGGAGGAGCTGGCGCGAAAGCTGGAGCAGCTCTCGCGTCAGTCGAACTCTTCGCAGATGCAGCAGGCTAGTCGCTCACTCTCGCAGGCCGCGCGCGACATGCAGCAGGCCGGACAACAAGGTCAGCCAGGCGGACAATCGGGCCAGGGCGGGCAGCAGCAGAATAGTCAGAATCAGCAGAACCAGCAGAGTCGAGGCCAGCAAGGTCAGCAGCAGAGCCAACAATCTGGTCAGCAGGGCGATCAGCAGAACGCGCGCAATCAGCAGGGCGGCGAACGGGGCGGCAGCGAACGCGAGCGAGCGCTGGAGCGTCTGCGCGAGGCGAGCAACGCGCTGGCTGGACAGCGTAGCAGCATGGAGGGTCAGCGCCTGAGCGAAATGTCCAATCGCGCCAAGGATATCGCCAACCTCCAGCAAGGGATCGCTGAAGAGACGCGGCGCATGGCCGCCCGTGGCGAGAATCGCTCGCCGGGGCCGGAGGAGCGGCAGGCGCTGTCGGAGACCATCAACGATAAGATTCAACTGCTGGAGCAATTGCGGCAACTGGAGCGTGACATCAACGCCGCCGCCGGCCGCATGGCTGGCAGTCAGCGCGAGACGTCCGAGCAACTTCGTGGAGCGTCTTCGCACATGCAGGAAGAGCGGCTCAGCGACAAAATTCGGCAGGGCGCGTATCTCTCTCAACGCGGATTGTGGCCAGCGGCTGCGCCGGTGGAAGATGAGTTGAGCGGGAATCTGGATGAATTAGCGCGCCGTCTCGATGGCGCGCAGCGCGCCACGCAGCAGGACGGCGCGAGCGAAGGCGACAAGCTGGCGCGTGCGCTGGAAACGGCGGAGCGCGTTCGCCAGGGTCTCGAAGCAATGGGCGGTCAACCTCCCGGGGAGCGGCCCGGACAGGGTGGCCAGCAACCCGGCCAACAGGGGCAGGGTCAACAGCCCGGTCAACAATCCGGACAACAGCAGGGCCAGCGCGGCGGAAATCAAAATGGTAATCAACCCGGCAACCAAGGCCAGCAACCAGGCCAACAAGGTCAGGGCCAACAACCGGGCCAGTCCGGCCAACAGGGACAAGGGCAAGGCCAGGGCCAGGGACAGGGACAGGGGGGCAGTCAGGGTAGTCAGGGTGGCAATGGCCAAATGAGTGATGGTCAGGGTCAGATGTCTGGCCAGCGTAACCCCGGTCAGATAGGCGGCGGTCGAGGCGATGGTCGCGCGGGATCCTTCGCGGGCGGAAATGTTGGCGAGTCCTACAATCCCGGCGGGTTTTATCCGGGCCAGTATACTCCCGAGCAGATGCGGCAGATGGATCGTCAATTCGGCGAGCTTTCGCGCGAGGCCGGCGAGCTGCGCGAACTGATGGGTAATGATACGGAGTTTGGCAAAATGGTGATGGACCTGATCCGCTCCATGCAGAATCTGGACGCGGGCAACTTCCCTGGCGATCCGGCGGAGCTGGACCGTCTACGCAGCGAGTTGACCGATAAATGGAAGGAACTGGAGCTGCGCCTGCGCCGCGAAATGCAGATGGGGGAGCCCGAAGCGGTACGGCTTAGCGGGCAGGAGCGGGTGCCGGAAAAGTATCGCTCACTGGTTGAAGAGTATTACCGCTCACTATCTCGCAAGAAGCAGTAAAATCGGGATTCGGCA
Proteins encoded:
- a CDS encoding VWA domain-containing protein, translated to MQFLSPWFLLGAFAVAVPIWVHLIRSEEAQRIAFSSLMFLRKVPLKSASRQKLKHLALLAARTALLVLLALAFARPFFPGGAPSLLTGSGSRHRVILLDTSLSMQIGDRWQRATQAAGEVIDDVSENDVGQIVTFSSDFEIQNLPSADRAALRATLAGLQPTAGTTSYEHAFRAIERIQEDSGRALAVTFISDLQKSGAGGNAQGLSVPPVAEFKVVDVGSAATPNFAVSDVRVRPLVFGGRYPERLVAQVRGFGTEVATRDFTLSVTGKVIQRKTVTVPASGMALVSFDPFDVPQGINRGEVRAVTADELPADDVFQFSLERREPFRVLFLRNTGDEGELFYFRNALAAEANSPWQLEVRTPGDDTTHPLNQYALVILSNVPRIPNELADGLRALVQRGGGIIITAGNRFPAPELEQQLAAFWPAHATQKRLLTRDAERLILLGEYERSHAIFRDLEDAGGESLRAVQAYGYLSLQTDGSPESKVLMRFANADPALVERQYMGGRVLLLATALDNIWNDFPLHPVFIPFVHQMMRYAGGYPSDPPAYRIPSTLSLQNFARAGQAGQAWDAIGPDGKRVVAFAQENRADFLLLRQPGFYEITQRAEKHLIAANIDPSESDLQPLPEEDRKLLAPATDTQGPAAVTGAPESEKKQSFWWILMVMALAAALIEMVLAFPFLTKQRVLANVESQPAMEGEEI